The following are encoded together in the Strongyloides ratti genome assembly S_ratti_ED321, chromosome : 2 genome:
- a CDS encoding Transmembrane GTPase fzo yields MAAKFSGNLGSGDGPVNDFLNSSCQSHFGLQNDESLKKVSLFDSHKINGEGPLQKFGIAKKCIEEIYLRLEKYAEKMANCYEDATSRNCDHIPPDKFEEAKSNLESIHAILETFNRDKMKVVFFGRTSNGKSTCINAMLHRKIMPQGMGHTTCCFLQLEGSENNEKYLTIDNSSEKISFDKLHLLGHALSDNNIDLPSLGSSSLVRVHYPKKSADMLENDVVILDSPGVDFSEELDSWIDDHCLDADVFVFVCNGESAMTRAEKGFFLKMGFKELEVCTEQSALNRIFFISAKEMLEQRLHPEKVVGLDTRKEYIANAFKHFEKSFKECISKSAILTKFETRANKIRLIVSSMISNIEVVLNGLKKKNQILQDEWSRHSEFCNKSRQEFDDLIAYIGNETQKIREEVHLRVSTDFFTVTQKLPTIIERFEDRISEGEPLKVYKLKLVQFLEDEITKEIEGLCKTNIKSRIRSLQKQIYSCVKDIYQNEFSDKIDSAWKRVKRPRIGIFVDCTTLLVDFHEDLEFHFSLGIFNLARRFISLISGEPVTAVPRLHSPMIDEPIMTEITKEPGGRIRLKSESDDQNTLRKAAKVGNLISNISSFASLGVGAILVGGMVISKVSWKVLGSAVAIYGGLYMFEKYQWESRGKEELLKNQLVYHLTRKIRNDVHHHAHAGIVETERELEACMDHYINAHEEIQSILKQETVQYSDEKSSINNTINTLQVLKGNITLVTSDVDKFEEKFLIH; encoded by the exons aaaaaatgtattgaagaaatatatttacgaTTGGAAAAATATGCCGAAAAGATGGCAAATTGTTATGAAg atGCTACTAGTAGAAATTGTGATCATATACCACCTGATAAATTTGAGGAAGCTAAAAGTAATTTAGAATCTATACATGCTATTCTTGAAACTTTCAATAGAGATAAAATGAAAGTAGTATTTTTTGGAAG aacaAGTAATGGTAAGAGTACTTGTATTAATGCAATGCTTCATAGAAAAATAATGCCACAAGGTATGGGTCATACTACATGTTGCTTTCTTCAGTTAGAAGGATcagaaaataatgaaaaatatttaacaatagaCAATAGTAgtgaaaaaatttcatttgaCAAACTTCATCTTCTTGGTCATGCACTAAGTGACAACAATATAGATTTACCTTCTTTAGGATCTTCCTCATTAGTTCGTGTTCATTATCCAAAAAAATCAGCTGATATGTTAGAAAATGATGTTGTAATCTTGGATAGTCCAGGTGTAGATTTTTCTGAAGAATTAGACTCATGGATTGATGATCATTGTTTGGATGCAGATGTTTTTGTTTTTGTATGTAATGGTGAATCGGCAATGACTAGAGCAGAAAAAGGTTTTTTTCTTAAA ATGGGAT TTAAGGAATTAGAAGTATGTACTGAACAAAGTGCTCTTAAtcgtatattttttatttctgcAAAAGAAATGCTTGAACAAAGACTTCATCCTGAAAAAGTAGTAGGATTGGATACAAGAAAAGAATACATAGCAAATGcttttaaacattttgaaaaatcatttaaagaATGTATTTCAAAGTCTGCAATTCTTACAAAATTTGAAACAAGAGCTAATAAAATTCGTCTAATTGTTAGTAGTATGATTAGTAACATTGAAGTTGTATTAAATGgtttgaaaaagaaaaatcaaattttacaAGATGAATGGTCAAGACATTCagaattttgtaataaatcaAGACAAGAATTTGATGATTTAATTGCTTATATTGGAAACGAAACACAAAAAATTAGAGAAGAAGTACATCTTCGTGTATCAACAGATTTTTTTACTGTTACTCAAAAATTACCAACAATAATTGAAAGATTTGAAGATAGAATTTCTGAAGGTGAACCATTAAAAGTatacaaattaaaattagttCAATTTTTGGAAGATGAAATTACGAAAGAAATAGAAGGTTTAtgtaaaacaaatataaaaagtcgTATTCGTTCATtacaaaaacaaatatatagttgtgttaaagatatttatcaaaatgaGTTTTCTGATAAAATTGATAGTGCTTGGAAACGTGTTAAACGTCCAAGAATAGGAATATTTGTTGATTGTACAACACTTCTTGTTGATTTTCATGAAGATTTAGAATTTCATTTTTCTCTAGGAATTTTTAATTTGGCACGTcgttttatttcattaatatcaGGTGAACCTGTAACTGCTGTTCCAAGATTACATTCTCCTATGATAGATGAACCAATAATGACAGAGATAACTAAAGAACCCGGTGGTCGTATTAGATTAAAAAGTGAATCAGATGATCAAAACACGCTTAGAAAAGCAGCAAAAGTGGGAAATCTTATTAGTAACATTTCCTCATTTGCATCTTTAGGAGTTGGGGCAATTTTAGTTGGTGGTATGGTTATAAGTAAAGTTAGTTGGAAAGTACTTGGTTCAGCAGTTGCTATTTATGGGGGTTTATATATGTTTGAAAAGTATCAATGGGAATCAAGAGGAAAAGAggaattgttaaaaaatcaaCTTGTATATCACTTAACACGTAAAATACGTAATGATGTTCATCATCATGCTCATGCTGGTATTGTAGAAACAGAAAGAGAGCTTGAAGCGTGTATGGATCATTATATAAATGCTCATGAAGAAATtcaaagtattttaaaacagGAAACAGTTCAATATTCCGATGAAAAAAGttctataaataatacaataaatacATTACAAGTATTGAAGGGCAACATTACCCTTGTTACAAGTGATGTTGATAAATTcgaagaaaaatttttaatacattag
- a CDS encoding DNA repair protein complementing XP-C cells, with protein sequence MRTRRSTQQPLKIEDPISFSESSSSDNSSDEYEPDVEYKRRKNRVRKTDETENVKMLKENTNTKKRSSPIKNSSVPVKKTKNKVKDEEEELSSDGDDWEDVDLEDDVLVINLDGRTLDPAEERKKRLAAIKRRENLERKNKIKGEHVKEFVDVLENLCKGYIAFKNNSIDFEADIKKIVKFKDEKLLIEAPCPSEMKNELKRTFYSFIALNTININCRVCSPCNPPSLLLNVKKLKFEGEKRYFFIEIFNKPKEKWIPIDVMSNEFGNLTAEAFNDPNIMYILSIDFRGVIRDVVGKYTKSFIFHRFRQSRLPKEFMDETFRIYSEGKPIDNYFDDLENTLMLKSLEEQDKDVLKAEAVWPPDTKPIGKVGKYNVYPRSSIKQLYSSIKLLMEGLDVKEGEEPIKIVGRIPRASDRPDMVEPDKKPLYGVWQTVKYKTPKLVDGRIEPNKYGNLYIFKPWMIPEGCVHITEYTDYKKYADELEIQAIPAVVGFDTKKGKTYPVCSGFVVRKKDAKKLTDHLDKNREKIQKVKASRNANKAKRLIERQINQANILNPTKE encoded by the exons ATGAGAACTAGACGAAGCACACAACAACCTTTGAAAATTGAAGATCCTATATCATTTAGTGAATCTTCCAGTTCTGATAACTCATCAGATGAATATGAACCAGATGTTGAgtataaaagaagaaaaaatcGTGTAAGGAAAACAGATGAAACAGAAAATGTTAAGATGTTGAAAGAAAATactaatacaaaaaaaagatctagtcctataaaaaattcttcAGTTCcagtaaaaaaaacaaagaaTAAGGTAAAAGATGAAGAAGAGGAATTGTCATCTGACGGAGATGACTGGGAAGATGTTGATCTTGAAGATGATGTACTTGTCATAAATCTTGATGGTAGAACATTAGACCCTGCTGAAGAAAGGAAAAAACGTTTAGCAGCAATAAAAAGACGAGAAAATTTGGaaaggaaaaataaaattaaaggaGAACATGTTAAGGAATTTGTTGATGTTTTGGAAAATTTATGCAAAGGATACATTgcattcaaaaataattcaattgaTTTTGAGGCAGATATCAAGAAAATAGTTAAATTCAAAG ACGAAAAATTATTGATTGAAGCACCTTGTCCTAGTGAAatgaaaaatgaattaaagagaacattttattcttttattgcTTTGAACACAATCAACATTAATTGTCGTGTTTGTTCTCCATGTAATCCTCCTTCTCTTTtgttaaatgtaaaaaagttaaaatttgaaGGAGAAAAACgatattttttcattgaaatatttaataaaccaAAAGAAAAATGGATTCCAATTGATGTTATGTCTAATGAATTTGGAAATTTAACAGCCGAAGCATTTAATGATCCTAATATAATGTACATACTTTCAATTGATTTTCGTGGTGTCATTCGTGATGTTGTTGGTAAATATACAAAGTCTTTTATCTTTCATAGATTTAGACAATCTAGATTACCAAAAGAATTTATGGACGAAACGTTTAGAATTTACAGTGAAGGAAAACCTATTGACAATTATTTTGACGACCTTGAAAATACACTAATGTTAAAGAGTTTAGAAGAGCAAG ATAAGGATGTTTTAAAAGCTGAAGCCGTTTGGCCTCCAGATACAAAACCAATTGGTAAAGTTGGAAAGTATAATGTTTATCCCAGAAGCTCAATTAAACAACTTTATTCAtccataaaattattaatggaAGGATTAGATGTAAAAGAGGGTGAAGAACCAATTAAAATTGTTGGAAGAATACCTAGAGCCAGTGATAGACCAGATATGGTTGAACCTGATAAAAAACCACTTTATGGAGTATGGCAAACAGTAAAGTACAAAACTCCTAAACTCGTTGAT GGAAGAATTGAACCAAATAAATATGGgaatttatacatatttaaacCGTGGATGATTCCAGAAGGTTGTGTTCATATAACAGAGTATACagattacaaaaaatatgcTGATGAGTTAGAGATTCAAGCTATTCCAGCTGTAGTTGGCTTCGACACTAAAAAAGGAAAAACGTATCCAGTATGTAGCGGTTTTGTTGTCCGAAAAAAGGATGCTAAGAAATTAACTGAtcatttagataaaaatagagaaaaaattcaaaag GTTAAAGCAAGTCGTAATGCTAACAAAGCTAAACGACTTATTGAAAGACAAATTAACCaagcaaatattttaaatccaACTAAAGAATAA